TGCAGACGCGGGCGGTGCTCGACGGCGACGACTGGGTGATCAACGGTCACAAGTGGTTCACCAGCGGCGCCAGCCGGGCCGCGTTCACGACCTGCTTCGCGTTGACCGAGCCCGAGGCCCAGGGGCACCGCAAGTTCTCCTCGATCATCGTGCCGACGGACACCCCGGGCTACGAGATCGTGAGAGCGGTGCCGACGATGGGCACCACGTCGGGCCAGCACTGCGAGGTGCGCTACAACGATGTCCGGGTGCCGAAGGACAACATCCTCGGCGGCCGCGGCGAGGGCTTCGTCATCGCCCAGAGGCGCCTGGGACCGGGTCGGATCTTCCACTGCATGCGCTGGCTGGGCCAGGCCCAGCGCGCCTTTGAGCTGATGTGCGATCGCGCCAAGTCACGCTGGGCGCACGGCTCCTATCTGTCGGAGAAGGGTGAGATTCAGCGCTACGTCGCCGAGTCGGCGGCCGAGATCCAGGCCGCCCGGCTGATGACCCTGGACGCGGCGGAGGCGATGGACCGGGGCGAGCAGGCGCGGGTCGAGATCTCGCTGATCAAGTTCTGGGGCGCGCGGATGCTCCACAACGTGATCGACCGGGCGATCCAGGTCCACGGCGCGCTTGGCGTGACCGGCGACACGCCGCTAGAGAAGATGTATCGCGAGGCGCGCTACGCGCGGCTGTACGACGGCCCGGACGAGGTGCACCGGATGGTCGTGGCGCGGCGCATCCTGCGCGATCCGCTGGGCCGGGTGCCGTGGGGCACGTTGGGCGGTGGCGAGAACTAGGAGCTTGCGACCGATCGGCGCGGTGGCGGGTCTTGTCGTTCTCGGAGGGATCGGCATGACGCCATCGCCAACCAGCGCCCAGCTTCGCGCCGGCGCGGCCGCGGTCGAGATCACGCCGCCGGCCGGCTCCCTGCTCTACGGCTACGGCGCGCGCGGAACGAACCGGTCGACGGAAGTTCACGACCCGCTCCATGCGCGAGCGCTCGTCCTTGAGGCGGGCGGCGAGACAGTCGCGATCGTCACGCTCGATCTCGGCTCGATCCGCAAGGAGAACACCCTGCCGATCCGGCAGGCCGTGCTGGACGCCGCCGGCTTCGACCACGTTCTGCTGAACGCCTCCCACACCCATTCCGCGCCGCTGTTCGAGGCAGACTTCCCGAGCGCCGGGACCCCGTGGGTCGAGGAACTGGAGCGGAAGATCGCCGGCGTCATCCTGGAGGCCTACGCCGCGCTGCGCCCGGCGCGGGTCGCGGTGGGCTGGGGCCGTGCGAGCGAGGGGCACAACCGGCGGCGGGTGCTTCCCGATGGCAGCGTCGAGATGTTCTGGCGCAACCGTGAGCGTCTGCCGACCGCGCCGCTGGACGAGTCGGTCGGCGTGCTGGCCGTCGACGGCGCGGACGGCGAAGCGATCGCCACGGTGGTCAACTTCGCCGTTCACCCGGTCATCCTGGGCCCGGAGAACATGCTCGTCTCGGCCGACTATCCGGGCGCGATGGCGGCTCTGGTCGCCGAGCGCGGAGGCGGCGTGCCGATGCTCCTGCAGGGAGCCGCCGGCGACATCAATCCCTTCTGGGACAAGACGCCGCCCGCGGAAGGCGGCTTCGAGCAGGTCCGGATGGCGGGAGAACGGCTGGGCCAGGAGGTGCTCCGCGTCCGCGCCGACCTGGCGGCGGCGGATGCGTTCCACGATCCGGCGACCCTGTCCGTGAAGCGCCATCTGGTGACGCTCGAGCCGCGCTGGGACCTGGACTCCCCGGTGGTCGAAGAGGGTTTCCGGCGCCACGGGCTGGAGGCGTCGCTTCGGAGGTACCGCGCACGCTTCCCGCGCGAACGGGAGGCCGAGGTGAACACGCTGGTCCTCGGCGAGCGCGGCGCAGGCCAGTTCGCCCTGGCCACCTTCCCGGGCGAATTCTTCGTCGAGCACCAGCTCCGGCTGCGGGCCGAGTCTCAGGTACCTCATGTCTTCTTCGCCGGCTACACGAACGGCGAACTCGCTTACTTCCCCACGATCGCCGCGGCGGCCCAGGGCGGCTACGGTGGCAGGGAAGCTACGATCGTCGAGGTCGGCGCCGGCGAGAAGCTGGTCGATCTGGCCGCGATCTCGATCCTCGAACAGGCCGGTTGGCTGCACGACGCGCCCCCTTGACGCCGGCCGCTCCAACCCGAATCGCCCCTCCAGGAGGCTTCGTCATGACATCTCCCGCTCACTCTTCGGTCCGTGGACCCTTTGTGCGGTGCCGGCTCTTCCTTTCGGTGCCGGCAACGCTCGTCGCCTTCGCCACCCTCGGCTGCGGCGCCGGGAACGAACCGCCCCCGGGCGAAACCGCGGTCTACAGCGCCGCCGCGTTCCACAACACGACGTCCTACGGCGGCGCCTCGTTTTCGGCGGACGAGAGCCGTCTGCTGATCTCAAGCGACGTGACCGGAGTCTGGGCCGTCTACAGCGTGCCGGTCGCCGGCGGTGAACCGAGGCAACTGACGGACAGCGCGGGTCCGGTGTTCGCGCAGAGCTACTTTCCGAACGACGACCGCTTCCTCTACACCGGCGACGAGGGCGGCAACGAGCTGAACCACCTGTACGTGGGCTCCGACGGCGCCGGGGACGTCCCCGAGGGCGCGGTGGACCTGACGCCGGGAGACAACGTCCGGGCGTCCTTCGCCGGCTGGCGCGCGGACGGCGAGGCGTTCTTCGTTCAGACCAACGAGCGCACGCCCTTCGCGATGGATCTCTACCGGTACGACGTGCCGCCGCCGGGGACCTGGGACTTCGAGCGCGAGGTCGTGTTCGAGAACGACGGCAGCTTCAGCCTCGGCGACGTCAGCGACGACGGCCGCTGGCTGGCGCTCGACAAGCTGACCAGCAACTACGACAGCGACGTCTACGCCTACGACCTGATGGCGGGTCACCTCGTTCACGTCACCGAGCACGAGGGCGAGGTCGAGCACGGCTCGGGCGGCTTCACTCCGGACAGCTCGCAGCTCTACTACGGGACGAACGAGCACGGGGAGTTCAACCAGGTCTGGTCCTACGATCTCGCCGACGGTTCACGGGAGCTGGTGCTCGCCGCCGACTGGGACGTCTTCGGAGTGTCCTTCTCCGATACCGGGCGGTACCGCGTGTCGGCGATCAACGAGGACGCTTCGACGGTGGTCGAGGTCCTGGACACGGAAACGGGCGCCCCGGTCGCGCTTCCCGATCTGCCCGCCGGCGATGTCGCGCAAGTCGGCTTCTCGGCCAGCGATCGGCTGATGGCCTTCTACCTGAGCAGCGACCAGTCGCCCTCGGATCTCTACGTGGTCGACCTGGAGCAAGGCGGCGAAGCGCTTCGGCTGACGCAAAGCCTGAACCCCGAGATCGACCCCGACGATCTCGTGACCACCGAGGTGATTCGGTACCCGAGCTTCGACGGGCTGGAAATCCCGGCCATCCTGTGGCGGCCGCACGGGGCGTCGGCAGACAACCCGGCGCCGGCGATGGTCTGGGTGCACGGCGGCCCGGGCGGCCAGACCCGGCGCACCTACCGGGCCGACATCCAGCACCTGGTGAACCAGGGCTACGTCGTCCTGGGGGTGAACAACCGCGGTTCGTCCGGCTACGGCAAGACCTTCTTCCACATGGACGACAGGAAGCACGGCGAGGTCGACCTGCAGGACTGCGTGTGGGCCCGGACCTGGCTCGAGTCCCAGGACTGGGTGGACGGTTCGCGCGTCGGCATCATCGGCGGCAGCTACGGCGGCTACATGGTGGCGGCCGCGCTGGCCTTCGAGCCGGAGGTCTTCGATGTCGGCGTCAACATCTTCGGGGTGACGAACTGGATCCGGACGCTCGAGAGCACGCCCCCGTGGTGGCAGGCGCAGAAGGTGGCCCT
This portion of the Acidobacteriota bacterium genome encodes:
- a CDS encoding acyl-CoA dehydrogenase family protein — translated: MGRYGLTDEVVELRERMREFIDGEVIPAEPELESESGEDRTRGRLAELKALAKQRGLWALGHPAEIGGGGLPLMPFVYLNEIIGRSHYGQIAVGSATMQDSIMLHLYASDEQRERWLKPLVAGDIYPSVGLTEPEVAGSDPTLMQTRAVLDGDDWVINGHKWFTSGASRAAFTTCFALTEPEAQGHRKFSSIIVPTDTPGYEIVRAVPTMGTTSGQHCEVRYNDVRVPKDNILGGRGEGFVIAQRRLGPGRIFHCMRWLGQAQRAFELMCDRAKSRWAHGSYLSEKGEIQRYVAESAAEIQAARLMTLDAAEAMDRGEQARVEISLIKFWGARMLHNVIDRAIQVHGALGVTGDTPLEKMYREARYARLYDGPDEVHRMVVARRILRDPLGRVPWGTLGGGEN
- a CDS encoding neutral/alkaline non-lysosomal ceramidase N-terminal domain-containing protein gives rise to the protein MTPSPTSAQLRAGAAAVEITPPAGSLLYGYGARGTNRSTEVHDPLHARALVLEAGGETVAIVTLDLGSIRKENTLPIRQAVLDAAGFDHVLLNASHTHSAPLFEADFPSAGTPWVEELERKIAGVILEAYAALRPARVAVGWGRASEGHNRRRVLPDGSVEMFWRNRERLPTAPLDESVGVLAVDGADGEAIATVVNFAVHPVILGPENMLVSADYPGAMAALVAERGGGVPMLLQGAAGDINPFWDKTPPAEGGFEQVRMAGERLGQEVLRVRADLAAADAFHDPATLSVKRHLVTLEPRWDLDSPVVEEGFRRHGLEASLRRYRARFPREREAEVNTLVLGERGAGQFALATFPGEFFVEHQLRLRAESQVPHVFFAGYTNGELAYFPTIAAAAQGGYGGREATIVEVGAGEKLVDLAAISILEQAGWLHDAPP
- a CDS encoding S9 family peptidase, with amino-acid sequence MPATLVAFATLGCGAGNEPPPGETAVYSAAAFHNTTSYGGASFSADESRLLISSDVTGVWAVYSVPVAGGEPRQLTDSAGPVFAQSYFPNDDRFLYTGDEGGNELNHLYVGSDGAGDVPEGAVDLTPGDNVRASFAGWRADGEAFFVQTNERTPFAMDLYRYDVPPPGTWDFEREVVFENDGSFSLGDVSDDGRWLALDKLTSNYDSDVYAYDLMAGHLVHVTEHEGEVEHGSGGFTPDSSQLYYGTNEHGEFNQVWSYDLADGSRELVLAADWDVFGVSFSDTGRYRVSAINEDASTVVEVLDTETGAPVALPDLPAGDVAQVGFSASDRLMAFYLSSDQSPSDLYVVDLEQGGEALRLTQSLNPEIDPDDLVTTEVIRYPSFDGLEIPAILWRPHGASADNPAPAMVWVHGGPGGQTRRTYRADIQHLVNQGYVVLGVNNRGSSGYGKTFFHMDDRKHGEVDLQDCVWARTWLESQDWVDGSRVGIIGGSYGGYMVAAALAFEPEVFDVGVNIFGVTNWIRTLESTPPWWQAQKVALLGELGDPATERERLERISPLFHASNVVKPLLVVQGANDPRVLQVESDELVEAVRANGVPVEYVLFPDEGHGFRNRVNRIEASERYAAFLAEHLGS